The nucleotide window CAGGCTGCGGCGTTCGGCTACTCCGGAGTGCGGGGACTGAACGCACTGCTGGTCACGGCCAGCACCGATCAGTCGGCCCCGGTGGTGCTCGAGTCCCAGCTGCGGCGGGGAAATATTCGCTCCGGAGATCACGCTAATTGGCATCTGGCTCGTGGGCTGTCCACCATCTCCCGGCTCGCCCCGGGCCGACAGGTCCTCATCCGTGCCGATGCTGCCTTCTGCCAACGGGTCAATATCACCGCAGCCGAACAGGCCGGAGCCTGGTGGTCGTACACGATTCCGCAATGGAAGACCGTCACAGCAGCGATCAGTAGCATCGCTGAGGATCGGTGGGAGCCGATTTTCTACCCGCAGGCGATCTATGATGACGAGTCCGGTCAGTGGATCTCCGATGCCGAAGTCGCCGAAGTCGCGTCGTTCACCGCGTTCGCGTCGCGTCCGAAAGCCGAACGAGTCAACTGCCGGTTGGTGGTGCGCAGGGTCAAGGTCAAACCCGACTCGCAGGAAGCACTGTTTGCCACCTGGCGATATCACGCATTCATCACCAATAGTGACTTCAACACTGTGGAGGCTGATCGGCGGCACCGTGGTCATGCGATCGTCGAGCAAGTCATCGCTGAACTCAAGCAGGGCCCTTTGGCGCATCTGCCGTCGGGGAAGTTCGTGGCCAACCAAGCCTGGCTGGCGTTCGCGATCATCGCGTTCAATATTGCTCGAGCCGCCGCCCGAGCGGCGGGAATGGGCTTGGTGCGGTGGCAGACTCTGCTGAGGAAGATCATTGCTATCTCTGCACGGTTGGCGAGTACGGGGCGGAGACTGATTATTCATCTCCCGAAATCATGGCCGTGGCAGGCTCAGTGGTCGCGGCTATGGGCGGCGGCATCGAGTCCGTAGCCGCGACTACGTCTGTGCACGATGTGTCCTGTGGGGCCTGATGAGAAAACGGTGAGTGGAAGAGCTAGACGAGTGGGCTGGTCCTTTGGTGTACCCGCTGACTACCACGCATCGACTACATTGACAGTGCAACCCCAGAAGACCCCCGCCGGTGGATCAGGGGTTAGTACTCCCCATCGGCTCAATGACAAAGATGCGCACGATATCTACCGGGTTCTGCGGGCCGAGAGCGCGGCTGATCTGCGGCAGTCGTTTGTCACTCTATTGTCTGATGACCTGAGTCGCGTGGTCAGCGAGGAAGCTCTCACCCATCTCGCTCGACTGTTTGCCGACGGGGATTCGGCTACAGGATCGTTTATGGCCGGACGGGCTGAATCAGGAGTCGGTTCGCCGGCTGAGGTTTCTGCGGCGTCGACGGTGCTTGCTGCAGATCTTATTGCAGAGCTCGGGTGGCGCGACTGAGTCGTCACGCTTTCGGTGAGACGCGGAGAATGTTCGGGTAATATCAATATTCCGTAGGCGACGGAATACGGGTATTTCCCGAACACCGATTCTCGAGGATCGCTTCGCCTGGGCTCAACGTGAGAGCGAGAGCTCCCGGTAACGGTTGAGCGCGGCGGCGATCTCCTGTGTGCGGGGCCGTGTCAGGTGGCCGGGGTGGTCGCGGTGGCCGGTGAGTCCGTCGATGCCCTGGTCATCGAGCATGGCGTCGATCTCGGCCAAGGCGGCGGTCAGCGCGGTGCGTCCGTCGAAGATCTCCGCGAGATACTCGAGCGCCTCGGCGACACCTGAGGCCTGCTGCGTATCGACGAGCTGAGCGACGGCGATGAGGTCGATGAAGCTCTTGCCGAACTGGATCCGGTCGGACCCTTTCGCCCGTGCCGATTTCGTCTTCGACGCAGGTCGCAGGGCCTTGGCCGTCGGGATGCGCGGAGGAGCGGAGAAATCTGGGGCGTGAGTCTCGGCTGCATCGACGCCGGCCGTGTCGATTCCGGTCGCGTTGATGCTGGTTGTGGGCTCCACATTTTCTTCGGCGGTGTGCGGACTTTCTGCGCGGGAGAGTTCCTCGGCGGTGATGCCGACTAGTTCGTGCGCCTGCTCGGTGGCGACGCGGGGGAAATAGGCGTCGAGGGCGATGACGTGATCAGCGACCTCGAAGAATGCGCTCGATCCGCCGGCGACGAGCACAGTGGAGACTCCCTGCCTGGTGAGCAGTGGGCGGACGCGGTCGACGAACGGAGTGATCGGTTCCCGTTCGGCGGGAATGAGGGCACGCATGCGCTCATCGCGGATCATGAAGTTCGTTGCCGAGGTGTCCTCGTCGATGAGCAGCGTACGCGCTCCGGCTTCGATCGCTTCGACGAGGTTGGCCGCCTGTGACGTCGATCCGCTCGCATTCGTCGTGGAGAAGGATCTCGTGTCAGTGCCCGAGGGTAGGTTGTTGATGAACGCTGAGATGTCGTCGCCGGTCACGGCGCGACCGTCCTCGGCACGGATGGAGGTGGCAGTCGGGTCGCTGATGACCCATTCGCGCCCGTCACCGGCGATATGCGGGTAGACGCCGCGTTCGAGCGCGCGCAGAATCGTCGACTTTCCGTGGTATCCGCCGCCGACGATGACGGTGACACCGCGGGGGATGCCCATGCCGGTCAGCCGGCGTCCGCTCGAGAGCTCCACCGTGTGCTCAAGCTCGGGAGGGGAGGTGAAGGTGATCGCGGTCCGCGAATCCATCGGGAGGTCCGAGTCCCCGGATGAGCGCGGCAGGATCGCACCGTTTCCGACGAAACCGATGAGCCCGGTCTCGCCGAGGTGGCGACGCAGCTCCAGCTGATCCCTGTGCAGCTGCACGTGGTCGGCAAGCCTGCGGGCTGTTGGGGTGTGAGCGTCCGCATCGGACCACTGTTCGAAGAGGAAGAGTCTTTCGGCGAACTCGGGCAGATCGCGGGTGAGGATGTCGGCAGCCTGATGGCCGAGGACGCGACGACCGCGGGCCGGAAGATTGACGAGCAGCCGTGCTTCGAAGCCCTTGTCGTCGATGAGGATGTTCGTGCGCTCGAGGATCTCCTGGCCAGGGCGGCCGAGGATGATGGTGCGCTGTTTGAGTCGCTCGAGCACCGCATTCCCTGCCCGCAGCAGATAGTCCGATGCCGCGATCCGGTCGGCGCGATCGGTGGTGAGCTCCGGCGGGAACTGCGCATCGGTCCGGTCCACCCGAACCCGCACCTTCGACGGAGACGCGAATGGATCGGCTTGGATCCGATCGATGAACACAGTGACGGGTCCGAAGACGTAGCGGCCGCGGATCTGCTTGAGATTGCCGTAGCTGCGACCGTCGAGACCGTGCAGAGTGGAGGCGAGATTCGACTGATGTGAACTCATTGGCCCCATGCTACTGGGTACCTCGGACTCAGGTGTCGGA belongs to Brevibacterium spongiae and includes:
- a CDS encoding IS1380 family transposase; the encoded protein is MTVSHTHKPVFDEPSLVSAAGLAPVLDLAEQAGLSQSLSTMTVASPNHVVKSRTLIAGMLAGADSIDDLDLLRAGATPSLIGAVRAPSTLGTFLRSFTHGHVLQIAKTNRDLLSRLPTMVPDGQGPIMVEMDDTIRGVHGHHKQAAAFGYSGVRGLNALLVTASTDQSAPVVLESQLRRGNIRSGDHANWHLARGLSTISRLAPGRQVLIRADAAFCQRVNITAAEQAGAWWSYTIPQWKTVTAAISSIAEDRWEPIFYPQAIYDDESGQWISDAEVAEVASFTAFASRPKAERVNCRLVVRRVKVKPDSQEALFATWRYHAFITNSDFNTVEADRRHRGHAIVEQVIAELKQGPLAHLPSGKFVANQAWLAFAIIAFNIARAAARAAGMGLVRWQTLLRKIIAISARLASTGRRLIIHLPKSWPWQAQWSRLWAAASSP
- a CDS encoding ABC-ATPase domain-containing protein; the protein is MSSHQSNLASTLHGLDGRSYGNLKQIRGRYVFGPVTVFIDRIQADPFASPSKVRVRVDRTDAQFPPELTTDRADRIAASDYLLRAGNAVLERLKQRTIILGRPGQEILERTNILIDDKGFEARLLVNLPARGRRVLGHQAADILTRDLPEFAERLFLFEQWSDADAHTPTARRLADHVQLHRDQLELRRHLGETGLIGFVGNGAILPRSSGDSDLPMDSRTAITFTSPPELEHTVELSSGRRLTGMGIPRGVTVIVGGGYHGKSTILRALERGVYPHIAGDGREWVISDPTATSIRAEDGRAVTGDDISAFINNLPSGTDTRSFSTTNASGSTSQAANLVEAIEAGARTLLIDEDTSATNFMIRDERMRALIPAEREPITPFVDRVRPLLTRQGVSTVLVAGGSSAFFEVADHVIALDAYFPRVATEQAHELVGITAEELSRAESPHTAEENVEPTTSINATGIDTAGVDAAETHAPDFSAPPRIPTAKALRPASKTKSARAKGSDRIQFGKSFIDLIAVAQLVDTQQASGVAEALEYLAEIFDGRTALTAALAEIDAMLDDQGIDGLTGHRDHPGHLTRPRTQEIAAALNRYRELSLSR